A genomic stretch from Helianthus annuus cultivar XRQ/B chromosome 1, HanXRQr2.0-SUNRISE, whole genome shotgun sequence includes:
- the LOC110866626 gene encoding 1-acyl-sn-glycerol-3-phosphate acyltransferase 2 yields the protein MAIAAAAVIVPIGVLFFVSGLIVNLIQAIIFVTVRPFSKSLFRRINRQVAELLWLELVWIVDWWAGVKVNLYTDAETLKMMGKEHALVIANHKSDIDWLIGWVFAQRSGCLGSTLAVMKKSSKFLPVIGWSMWFSEYLFLERSWAKDESTLKSGLRRLKDYPQPFWLALFVEGTRFTKAKLLAAQEYASSMGLPVPRNVLIPRTKGFVTSVSEMRSFAPAIYDMTVAIPKDSTPPTMLRLFKGQSSVIHVKVKRHLMKDLPETDEGVAQWCKDIFVAKDDILDKHKELNAFPDSELHEIGRPLKSLVVVVSWACLLVLGIFKFLQWSNLLSSWKGLTFTAIGLGIVTFLMQILIQFSQSERSTPAKVAPTRSSNGNVQEKLH from the exons ATGGCTATCGCAGCAGCAGCTGTTATCGTCCCTATTGGCGTCCTCTTCTTCGTCTCCGGCCTCATCGTCAATCTCATTCAG GCGATTATATTTGTGACTGTACGACCGTTCTCGAAGAGCTTGTTTAGGCGGATTAACAGACAGGTAGCTGAGTTGTTGTGGCTGGAGCTTGTGTGGATTGTTGATTGGTGGGCTGGAGTTAAG GTTAACCTGTACACAGATGCCGAGACCCTGAAGATGATGG GTAAAGAACATGCTCTTGTGATAGCTAATCATAAAAGTGACATTGATTGGCTCATTGGATGGGTGTTTGCTCAG AGATCAGGTTGTCTTGGTAGCACATTGGCTGTCATGAAGAAATCATCGAAGTTTCTTCCC GTCATTGGTTGGTCAATGTGGTTTTCTGAGTATCTTTTTCTTGAGAGAAGTTGGGCTAAAGATGAAAGTACCTTGAAG TCAGGCCTCCGACGTCTAAAAGATTACCCTCAACCCTTTTGGTTGGCCCTTTTTGTTGAAGGGACTCGCTTTACTAAAGCAAAACTTTTAGCAGCTCAAGAATATGCATCTTCAATGGGATTACCTGTTCCCAGAAATGTCTTAATTCCAAGAACAAAG GGATTTGTTACTTCAGTGAGTGAAATGAGATCATTTGCTCCTGCAATTTACGATATGACGGTTGCGATTCCCAAAGATTCAACTCCGCCAACAATGCTGCGCCTCTTTAAAGGGCAGTCGTCTGTG ATTCACGTTAAAGTTAAGCGTCATTTAATGAAGGACCTGCCAGAAACAGATGAAGGTGTTGCACAATGGTGTAAAGATATTTTTGTTGCCAAG GATGATATATTAGATAAACATAAAGAATTAAACGCCTTTCCTGATTCAGAACTCCATGAAATTGGCCGACCATTGAAGTCTCTTGTG GTGGTTGTATCTTGGGCATGTCTGCTTGTACTCGGGATCTTCAAGTTCCTGCAATGGTCTAATCTTTTATCCTCATGGAAGGGGCTCACATTCACTGCAATTGGGTTGGGGATTGTTACCTTTTTAATGCAAATCTTGATTCAGTTTTCGCAATCTGAACGTTCTACACCTGCAAAAGTGGCCCCCACAAGGTCTAGCAATGGTAATGTACAAGAGAAACTGCACTGA